One genomic region from Fictibacillus marinisediminis encodes:
- a CDS encoding flagellar basal body rod protein, which produces MKKFGLFVLGGIAAITLLANLGPMIGLAIGLVILYFAVKGFMKAETTSKKVLWGAVGVIAACAAISNVPALLGVLALYVLYLVYKSWNGKKSERVSEDDPFVNFENQWAELKRN; this is translated from the coding sequence ATGAAGAAATTTGGTTTGTTTGTACTCGGAGGAATTGCAGCGATCACCCTGCTGGCCAACCTTGGTCCAATGATTGGACTCGCGATCGGATTGGTGATTTTATATTTTGCTGTTAAGGGCTTTATGAAGGCAGAAACAACATCGAAGAAAGTATTGTGGGGAGCAGTCGGAGTGATTGCGGCATGTGCAGCCATCTCCAATGTGCCGGCCCTTTTAGGCGTCCTTGCTCTCTATGTACTGTATCTGGTGTATAAAAGCTGGAACGGCAAGAAAAGCGAAAGAGTATCAGAGGATGATCCATTCGTAAACTTTGAAAACCAATGGGCGGAACTGAAAAGAAATTAA
- a CDS encoding PspA/IM30 family protein, with amino-acid sequence MSTLFTRIKNSIAADFHEMLDQKEQKNPISLLNQYLRQCEQETDRVRKLVERQFILTEEFTKEYREAKAHAEKRKRQADLALQAGESDLHEFAVNEQQRYDERAARMHEAKLEAKRELEALEQKFEQMKHKLKDMYVKRMELMGRENVARAHRGMNKVLDSGMGTKPGLRFDEMERYLERLEHQVNTDYHLNTIDERFAQLEKKWKKEEKPAIS; translated from the coding sequence ATGAGCACACTATTTACTAGAATCAAAAATTCAATAGCGGCTGATTTTCATGAGATGCTTGATCAGAAGGAGCAGAAGAATCCGATCTCATTGCTGAACCAATATTTGCGTCAGTGTGAACAAGAAACGGATCGTGTACGAAAACTGGTCGAACGCCAATTTATACTTACTGAAGAATTCACAAAAGAGTATAGAGAAGCAAAGGCGCATGCTGAAAAGCGAAAGAGGCAGGCAGATTTGGCCCTTCAGGCTGGGGAAAGTGATCTGCATGAGTTCGCAGTAAACGAACAGCAGCGATATGATGAGCGTGCAGCCCGTATGCATGAAGCTAAATTAGAGGCGAAGCGTGAACTAGAAGCGCTGGAGCAAAAATTTGAACAGATGAAGCATAAACTGAAAGATATGTATGTGAAGCGGATGGAGCTGATGGGGCGCGAAAACGTCGCACGGGCTCACAGAGGAATGAACAAGGTTCTGGATTCCGGAATGGGTACAAAGCCAGGCTTGAGATTCGACGAAATGGAACGCTATCTAGAGCGGCTGGAGCATCAGGTGAACACAGATTATCATCTCAACACGATCGATGAGCGGTTTGCACAGCTTGAAAAGAAATGGAAAAAAGAAGAAAAACCTGCGATTTCCTAA
- a CDS encoding ParM/StbA family protein, which translates to MQYQFLVGNDNGNSEHDIFIDGRLFQQPNVNCAVDQLPWSEEQAPETIVRNLQENLIVTIDSPAARAGMYYVGKFALESGELIENIQVGVDYKYEIDLPIVNTLAQIAAVAVQKGFAEEKKLPASIDVTVDMATALPITQHSDESAAKFEKRFMNGPHHVTVHVGKQRVSVKVEFEFVKVIPEATPVTFSLQKDQDGNWRKGDIFDQFIEANNLPNNFNGSFFKNKRILHTDIGDGSTEYPITEGNKFLRQFVHGTNHGAGYAIEEALSEFNRLIHLPDSPRQFFSDVIKNPNHKYHARAMSTLKRPLEGQARQIINNIRKQLTKARNEIDLICVYGGGSILMQPILAPMLKELCNEREIQLLYIPAKYAVTMNANGLDAFVRGKIYGAIKDRAKQPV; encoded by the coding sequence ATGCAATATCAATTTTTAGTAGGTAACGATAATGGAAACAGTGAGCATGATATTTTTATTGATGGCCGCTTGTTTCAGCAGCCAAACGTGAACTGTGCAGTGGATCAGCTGCCATGGAGTGAAGAACAGGCACCTGAAACGATTGTACGTAACCTTCAGGAGAACTTAATCGTAACGATTGATTCCCCGGCTGCACGTGCGGGTATGTATTATGTAGGAAAGTTCGCACTAGAAAGCGGTGAGCTGATCGAAAACATTCAGGTCGGCGTAGATTACAAGTATGAGATTGATCTTCCAATCGTCAACACGCTCGCTCAAATCGCAGCAGTAGCGGTACAAAAAGGATTTGCAGAAGAGAAAAAGCTTCCTGCATCCATTGATGTAACGGTTGATATGGCGACTGCACTGCCGATCACACAGCACTCTGATGAATCAGCAGCCAAATTTGAGAAGCGTTTCATGAACGGCCCTCACCATGTGACGGTTCATGTTGGAAAGCAGCGCGTTTCAGTTAAAGTAGAATTTGAATTTGTAAAAGTGATTCCGGAAGCAACACCAGTTACCTTCTCTCTTCAAAAGGATCAGGATGGTAACTGGAGAAAAGGCGATATCTTTGACCAATTCATTGAAGCCAACAATCTGCCAAATAACTTTAATGGGAGCTTCTTTAAAAACAAAAGAATTCTTCATACGGATATTGGCGATGGATCTACAGAGTATCCGATCACAGAAGGAAACAAATTTTTGCGTCAGTTCGTGCATGGCACAAACCATGGTGCAGGGTATGCCATTGAGGAAGCACTCAGCGAGTTTAACCGTCTGATCCACCTTCCTGACAGCCCGCGTCAATTTTTCAGTGACGTGATCAAAAACCCGAACCATAAATACCATGCCCGTGCGATGAGTACGTTGAAAAGACCGCTTGAAGGACAAGCACGTCAAATCATCAACAATATCCGCAAGCAATTGACGAAAGCAAGAAATGAAATCGATTTGATCTGCGTATACGGAGGCGGAAGCATCTTGATGCAGCCGATCCTTGCTCCAATGCTGAAGGAACTTTGCAATGAGCGCGAAATCCAGCTTCTTTACATCCCTGCAAAATATGCAGTGACGATGAATGCAAACGGACTGGATGCATTCGTACGCGGAAAAATCTACGGTGCGATCAAGGATCGTGCGAAACAGCCAGTATAA
- a CDS encoding 3-hydroxybutyrate dehydrogenase — MVENKVVVITGSASGIGFEIGKTFAENGSKVVLTDLNAEGVKKAAEELNGLGYEAIGLKADVTSEEDIKNMIEAAHKEYGRVDVLINNAGLQHVSPIEEFPTAKFELMIKIMLTAPFIAIKHAFPIMKEQGFGRIINVASINGLIGFAGKAAYNSAKHGVIGLTKVAALESATHGVTVNALCPGYVDTPLVRGQMEDLAKTRNVSLESVLEEVIYPLVPQKRLLEVSEIADYAMFLASDKAKSITGQAIVMDGGYTAQ, encoded by the coding sequence GTGGTAGAAAATAAAGTCGTTGTAATTACAGGTTCTGCAAGTGGCATTGGGTTTGAAATCGGAAAAACGTTTGCTGAAAACGGCAGTAAAGTGGTACTTACTGATTTGAATGCTGAAGGCGTAAAAAAAGCAGCAGAAGAACTTAACGGCCTAGGATATGAAGCAATCGGACTTAAAGCAGATGTAACAAGTGAAGAAGACATCAAGAATATGATCGAAGCTGCTCATAAAGAATACGGCCGTGTAGATGTGCTCATCAACAATGCAGGATTACAGCACGTGTCTCCTATCGAAGAGTTCCCGACTGCTAAATTCGAATTAATGATTAAAATCATGCTGACTGCTCCATTCATCGCGATTAAACATGCATTCCCAATCATGAAAGAGCAGGGGTTCGGACGCATTATCAACGTGGCTTCCATTAACGGACTTATTGGGTTTGCTGGAAAAGCAGCATACAACAGTGCAAAACATGGTGTGATCGGTCTAACAAAGGTTGCGGCATTAGAGTCTGCTACTCACGGAGTAACAGTAAATGCCCTTTGCCCAGGATATGTTGACACGCCTCTCGTACGCGGCCAAATGGAAGATTTAGCGAAAACAAGAAACGTTTCTTTGGAAAGTGTTCTTGAAGAAGTCATCTACCCGCTAGTTCCGCAAAAACGTTTATTGGAAGTAAGTGAGATCGCTGACTACGCGATGTTCCTTGCAAGCGACAAGGCAAAAAGTATTACAGGACAAGCCATCGTTATGGATGGCGGCTATACTGCACAATAA
- a CDS encoding PhoX family protein translates to MKKKVSIGLSLAIMASSAIPAFASSGQNHHFPHNHNQIKSIEFESMKAPSTIENMVKTYTDAKVKITYKDGTVKETPLTYNQLFLSKDKIVDNKGEKIPAGTPIDAKGNPIVDRSVPDKPSYYISDAPDSNSFITIAGKDYIISHYEYDSMDNAGNEIKGLPASMTLTQVDRDKKTGKLTVNHAKKIDFSNVNGLWTPCNGSTTDWGTHLGSEEYEPDARAFEDSSSDSYRDVTNFAQHYFGDKSKANPYFYGWIPEISIHPNGNTSVVKHYSTGRFSHEIMQVMPDQKTALFGDDGGNTMMFMYVADQKRDFSAGTLYAAKFKQTSSDNGGAGDLQWIKLGHSTDKEVKKIIDKGTKFSDIFETSAQPAPGFKAIKTAASKKVEYLKVKPGMEKAAAFLESRRYGALLGATSEFNKMEGIAVNKAGHKAYIAISYENGSMKKEDISGVQDDIQMPVLDSGTTFELDLNAGQRDHSSHSINSRYAPSKMKGLLVGEDLPKSDAYGNTANPDKIANPDNLTFSNDMDTLFIGEDSSHHTNNFVWAYNVKTKKLSRILSVPAGAEATGLRAVDQLKNSRYLLSNFQHPGEDLDGKQITAVDKEKLEDAMKKGIGIQETGGVGYLSGLPSGDLKTK, encoded by the coding sequence TTGAAGAAAAAAGTCTCAATCGGCTTATCCTTGGCGATCATGGCCTCAAGCGCCATTCCAGCCTTTGCTTCATCTGGCCAGAACCATCACTTTCCCCATAACCACAACCAGATCAAGAGCATAGAATTTGAATCGATGAAAGCACCAAGCACCATTGAAAACATGGTAAAAACGTATACAGATGCAAAAGTAAAAATCACGTACAAAGACGGTACGGTAAAAGAAACTCCGTTAACTTATAATCAGCTATTCTTATCCAAGGATAAAATTGTAGACAACAAAGGTGAAAAGATCCCTGCAGGTACCCCTATTGATGCAAAAGGCAATCCTATCGTTGATCGAAGCGTGCCTGACAAGCCTTCATATTATATTTCTGACGCACCCGATTCCAATAGTTTTATTACGATTGCCGGAAAAGATTACATTATCTCTCATTATGAGTATGATTCCATGGATAATGCCGGAAACGAAATTAAAGGACTGCCTGCATCCATGACACTGACTCAAGTTGACCGCGATAAGAAAACAGGCAAGCTTACCGTTAATCATGCGAAGAAAATTGACTTTTCTAACGTGAACGGCCTATGGACACCTTGTAACGGCTCCACAACTGATTGGGGAACTCATCTTGGATCTGAGGAATATGAGCCGGATGCCCGTGCGTTCGAAGATTCTTCTTCTGATTCCTATCGTGATGTCACCAATTTTGCACAGCACTACTTTGGAGACAAATCGAAAGCCAATCCTTATTTCTATGGATGGATTCCAGAGATCTCCATTCACCCTAACGGCAATACCAGCGTGGTAAAGCATTACAGCACAGGACGCTTTTCACATGAAATCATGCAGGTGATGCCTGATCAAAAAACAGCATTGTTTGGTGATGACGGCGGTAATACGATGATGTTTATGTATGTCGCCGATCAGAAGAGAGACTTCTCTGCAGGGACTCTATATGCGGCAAAATTCAAGCAAACGTCTTCAGATAACGGCGGCGCAGGAGACTTGCAGTGGATCAAGCTTGGCCATTCAACAGACAAAGAAGTAAAGAAAATAATAGATAAAGGTACGAAATTCAGCGATATCTTTGAAACTTCGGCTCAACCTGCTCCTGGCTTTAAAGCGATAAAAACAGCGGCAAGCAAGAAAGTAGAGTATCTTAAAGTTAAGCCAGGCATGGAAAAGGCTGCAGCATTCCTAGAATCACGACGATATGGCGCATTGCTGGGTGCAACTTCTGAGTTTAATAAAATGGAGGGAATTGCCGTTAATAAGGCTGGCCATAAAGCTTATATCGCCATTTCATACGAGAACGGAAGCATGAAAAAAGAGGATATCAGCGGCGTGCAGGATGACATCCAAATGCCGGTTCTTGACTCTGGAACAACCTTTGAACTAGATTTGAATGCCGGTCAAAGAGACCATAGCAGCCACAGCATCAATAGCCGCTATGCGCCTTCAAAAATGAAGGGCCTCCTTGTCGGTGAGGATCTTCCAAAATCTGATGCATACGGCAATACTGCCAATCCGGATAAAATAGCGAATCCAGATAATCTTACCTTCTCCAACGACATGGACACGCTATTTATCGGTGAAGACAGCTCGCATCACACCAACAACTTTGTTTGGGCCTATAATGTTAAAACGAAAAAACTTTCAAGAATACTTTCTGTTCCAGCAGGGGCTGAAGCAACGGGCTTGCGAGCGGTTGATCAACTGAAGAATTCTCGCTATTTGCTTAGCAACTTCCAGCACCCGGGTGAAGATCTGGATGGAAAACAAATTACAGCAGTAGATAAGGAAAAGCTCGAAGATGCCATGAAAAAAGGCATAGGTATCCAGGAAACGGGCGGAGTCGGCTACCTTTCAGGACTTCCATCTGGAGATTTGAAAACAAAATAA
- a CDS encoding glycoside hydrolase family 55 protein has translation MLHLDKNHNPQKNKELIASFSENKEDLKSLLDQTDTLFQELNPLPEPAHSSTFTLKNLLQSLPKILLSTSWHKNKEPLPQIEADEEGGFYPDWKKMLDQEFIRLEQEIVQEVNVRDFGAVGDGHTDDTEAFKKAIGHGKVKVIIPDGVYITRGIRLPSWTMLIGAGKGTTTIKLHDKAPRSRQLVTNISHWRGNHHICVQGMSLDWNVERLNPYKKTAAGNNQSSCLTYAHVTFGWVKEVEGINPGLHCFDVSSAVYTYFGDATRARRSSRYIWLDKLNGYGFGDDGITTHHSDNILISNCHLCDPSGRAHKEGFSNSNGIEVDDGSRNVMLLNNSTTRCFGGVEIKAHHNSAAASNTQIAGHISINDNRSYNFRHIGHHIETDPESKTAFNIKASHIVAVAPIRTPLYKDSTPRAMVISAYKNVAINHFTVIGDPDYDYRGEPVIAVQYRSRNIILHHLNILDFKTAGADIKVFGGPHGADSVEIRKVKIQNSAPTALHIGSGIHSIKISDIQAVCEKGNKGLLVDQSNAEIEDFHSLGYKTPISIVNK, from the coding sequence ATGCTTCATTTAGATAAAAATCATAATCCGCAAAAAAACAAAGAACTCATTGCTTCTTTTTCTGAGAATAAAGAAGATCTAAAAAGCTTGCTGGATCAAACCGATACGCTTTTTCAGGAACTGAACCCTCTGCCTGAACCAGCGCATTCATCAACTTTCACATTAAAAAACTTACTGCAAAGTCTTCCGAAGATCTTACTGTCCACATCATGGCATAAAAATAAAGAACCGCTCCCTCAAATAGAAGCAGATGAAGAGGGAGGCTTTTATCCGGATTGGAAAAAGATGCTCGACCAGGAATTCATCCGGCTGGAACAAGAGATCGTACAAGAAGTAAATGTACGGGATTTCGGTGCAGTTGGAGACGGCCACACCGATGACACAGAAGCGTTCAAAAAAGCCATTGGACACGGCAAAGTGAAGGTTATTATTCCTGACGGCGTATATATCACACGTGGAATTCGGCTGCCTTCATGGACGATGCTGATAGGTGCCGGTAAGGGAACGACCACCATCAAGCTTCATGATAAGGCACCGAGAAGCCGGCAGCTGGTAACCAACATCAGCCACTGGAGAGGCAACCATCACATCTGCGTCCAAGGGATGAGCCTGGACTGGAATGTGGAACGTTTGAATCCGTACAAAAAGACAGCAGCAGGCAATAACCAGTCCAGCTGTCTTACATATGCCCATGTAACATTCGGCTGGGTAAAAGAGGTGGAAGGCATCAATCCCGGCCTGCATTGTTTTGATGTTTCATCTGCCGTTTATACCTATTTCGGGGATGCTACACGCGCACGCAGGAGCAGCCGTTATATCTGGCTCGACAAACTGAACGGCTATGGATTCGGTGATGATGGGATAACGACCCATCACAGCGACAATATTCTCATTTCCAATTGCCATTTGTGTGACCCAAGCGGAAGGGCCCATAAGGAAGGGTTCTCCAATTCTAACGGCATTGAAGTCGACGATGGCTCTCGAAATGTCATGCTTCTTAACAATTCGACCACACGTTGCTTCGGCGGTGTGGAGATCAAGGCACACCACAATTCTGCAGCGGCAAGCAACACACAGATCGCCGGGCATATCTCGATTAACGACAATCGTTCGTACAATTTTCGCCATATCGGACATCACATTGAAACAGATCCCGAATCGAAGACGGCATTTAATATTAAAGCCAGCCATATCGTGGCTGTAGCACCAATACGGACTCCTTTATACAAGGACTCAACACCCCGGGCAATGGTGATCTCTGCTTACAAAAATGTGGCCATCAACCATTTCACCGTCATTGGCGACCCTGACTATGATTACCGGGGAGAGCCGGTCATTGCGGTTCAGTACCGATCTCGAAATATTATTTTGCATCATCTGAACATACTGGATTTTAAAACAGCAGGAGCGGATATTAAAGTATTTGGCGGTCCTCATGGGGCAGACTCGGTTGAAATTCGGAAGGTAAAGATTCAAAATTCTGCACCGACTGCTCTCCACATCGGCTCAGGTATACATTCCATTAAAATCAGTGATATTCAAGCGGTGTGCGAAAAGGGGAATAAGGGACTCCTCGTTGATCAGTCCAACGCGGAAATTGAAGATTTTCATTCACTCGGCTACAAAACTCCCATTTCTATAGTCAATAAGTAG
- a CDS encoding NCS2 family permease: MFKIKERNTTVRTEFLAGITTFLTMAYIIVVNPMILSDAGVPFNQGFTATIIATVIGTLCMAFFANYPIIIGPSMGLNAYFAYSVISSHNIPYAVGFSAVFITGIIFLILSLTSFRTKLINAIPANLKHAIAAGIGLFITFIGLRLSGIVADHPTNLVTLGDFSSPKVALTLIGIVITISLMTLNVQGALFIGMIVTGIIAFFTGKLKFDKGFVSAPHLPEGVLVYNPIQSVADVIHFGLYSVVFSFLLVMLFDTTGALLGIVRQAGLLKNGKLDRAGSAFFADSIGTAIGAMFGTSPTAASVESSAGVGTGGKTGLTGLTVVILFLITAFFSPLVSAVSSVPAITAPSLIIVGSFMIKSISEIDWNDFDEAFPAFLVIVSMPLTSSIANGIALGFISYPIMKFAKGRIREVHPLVYVFAILFLYQLIFLAQ, encoded by the coding sequence ATGTTTAAAATTAAGGAGCGTAATACAACGGTGCGAACCGAGTTCCTTGCCGGTATTACAACCTTTCTGACAATGGCGTATATCATCGTTGTCAATCCGATGATCCTGTCTGACGCGGGTGTGCCTTTTAATCAGGGCTTTACCGCTACAATCATAGCAACAGTCATCGGTACATTATGCATGGCGTTTTTCGCAAACTACCCAATCATCATCGGCCCTTCCATGGGATTAAATGCTTATTTTGCCTATTCGGTCATCAGCAGCCATAACATCCCTTATGCGGTAGGTTTCTCTGCCGTATTCATCACCGGTATTATTTTTCTTATCTTATCCCTTACCTCTTTTCGTACCAAACTAATCAATGCCATACCCGCAAACCTAAAACATGCGATAGCGGCAGGGATTGGTCTTTTTATTACATTCATCGGACTGCGCCTCTCCGGCATTGTCGCCGATCACCCGACCAACCTGGTGACGCTCGGAGATTTCAGTTCCCCGAAAGTGGCTCTCACGCTAATCGGCATCGTCATTACAATTTCTCTGATGACCCTCAATGTGCAGGGCGCCCTTTTCATCGGTATGATCGTCACTGGAATCATTGCCTTCTTCACAGGAAAATTGAAGTTCGATAAAGGCTTTGTATCGGCTCCTCACCTCCCTGAAGGGGTGCTCGTTTATAATCCGATACAGTCGGTCGCCGATGTGATTCATTTCGGATTGTACAGCGTCGTGTTTTCCTTCCTGCTCGTTATGCTTTTCGACACTACTGGAGCACTTCTTGGCATCGTACGCCAGGCAGGCCTTCTGAAAAATGGGAAGCTGGATCGTGCAGGCAGTGCTTTTTTTGCCGATTCCATCGGAACAGCTATTGGAGCCATGTTCGGAACAAGTCCGACTGCCGCCTCTGTTGAATCTTCCGCTGGCGTAGGTACTGGAGGAAAAACAGGATTAACTGGGTTAACCGTCGTCATCTTGTTTTTGATTACGGCATTCTTCAGCCCGCTCGTGAGCGCCGTATCTTCCGTGCCAGCGATTACCGCACCTAGTTTGATCATCGTCGGGAGCTTTATGATTAAAAGTATATCGGAAATCGACTGGAATGACTTCGATGAAGCCTTCCCCGCGTTTCTTGTTATCGTCAGCATGCCGCTCACTTCAAGCATCGCAAACGGAATCGCCCTTGGATTCATCTCCTATCCGATCATGAAATTTGCGAAAGGAAGGATCCGCGAGGTCCATCCGCTCGTTTACGTTTTTGCCATTCTATTTTTATACCAGCTGATCTTTTTGGCTCAGTAA
- a CDS encoding VOC family protein: MAFFECSGLRFMLSLPENETFAHPSSVIHFQVTHIKSAYEEMLKKGAAFVSEPHLTAKMGQTETWMAFFNGTEGHTHALMSEAEV, encoded by the coding sequence ATGGCATTCTTTGAGTGCAGCGGCCTTCGTTTCATGCTCAGCCTGCCAGAGAATGAAACATTTGCCCATCCGAGTTCCGTCATCCATTTCCAAGTGACTCATATTAAGAGCGCTTATGAAGAAATGCTGAAAAAAGGTGCAGCGTTTGTAAGCGAACCTCACCTGACCGCTAAAATGGGACAAACCGAAACATGGATGGCTTTCTTTAACGGTACAGAAGGACATACACATGCCTTGATGAGTGAGGCAGAGGTTTAA
- the rlmN gene encoding 23S rRNA (adenine(2503)-C(2))-methyltransferase RlmN, translating into MVKESIYGLTFEQLAAWLLERGHKPYQASLVWEYLYRKRVTSFSEMSDVKKECIEMLSESFEFQTMQQHVKQESEDGTIKFLFKLRDGNLIETVLMKHKYGLSVCVTTQVGCNIGCSFCASGLLAKSRDLSSGEIVEQIMNVQLHLDQRNQDEKVSHIVVMGIGEPFDNFENMIDFIKVVINHKGLAIGARHITVSTSGLANKIYEFADSQLPVNLAISLHAPNNELRTRIMKINRAIPIEKLMESLDYYLEKTNKRITIEYILLRDVNDHKEEAEQLADLLQDKKQKVYVNLIPYNPVDEHSQYQRSEEESVLTFYDTLKKRGINCKIRQEHGTDIDAACGQLRSKQIKKEKAQ; encoded by the coding sequence ATGGTGAAGGAATCCATCTATGGATTAACATTTGAACAGCTGGCTGCCTGGCTATTAGAACGGGGCCATAAACCATATCAAGCATCCCTGGTTTGGGAGTATCTATATAGAAAACGAGTCACTTCCTTTTCTGAAATGAGCGATGTAAAAAAGGAATGCATCGAAATGCTTTCGGAAAGCTTCGAGTTCCAGACGATGCAGCAGCATGTGAAGCAGGAATCAGAGGATGGCACGATCAAGTTTTTGTTCAAGCTGCGGGACGGTAATTTGATCGAAACGGTATTAATGAAGCACAAATACGGCTTGTCTGTTTGTGTGACGACCCAGGTCGGCTGCAACATTGGCTGCAGTTTCTGTGCGAGCGGTTTACTGGCCAAAAGCCGTGACTTATCGAGCGGTGAGATCGTCGAGCAGATCATGAACGTCCAGCTTCATCTTGATCAAAGAAATCAGGATGAAAAAGTGAGCCATATCGTTGTCATGGGGATTGGAGAGCCATTTGATAACTTTGAAAATATGATTGATTTCATAAAAGTGGTGATTAATCATAAAGGACTTGCGATTGGTGCGCGTCATATCACGGTTTCTACAAGCGGACTCGCCAACAAGATTTATGAATTTGCTGACTCTCAGCTACCTGTGAATTTGGCGATCTCCCTTCATGCACCGAATAATGAATTACGGACACGCATCATGAAAATAAACCGTGCGATTCCTATTGAAAAATTAATGGAATCCTTGGATTATTATTTAGAAAAAACAAACAAGAGAATTACGATTGAGTACATTTTATTAAGAGATGTTAATGATCATAAGGAAGAAGCAGAACAACTCGCTGATTTGCTCCAAGATAAAAAGCAAAAGGTCTACGTCAACCTGATTCCGTACAATCCAGTAGACGAACACAGCCAATATCAGCGAAGCGAGGAGGAGTCTGTGCTGACGTTTTACGATACACTGAAAAAACGGGGCATCAACTGCAAAATCCGCCAGGAGCACGGTACTGATATTGATGCCGCATGCGGACAGCTGAGAAGCAAACAGATTAAAAAAGAAAAAGCGCAATAG
- a CDS encoding GntP family permease, with protein MISILIGLALLMFFAYLGWSIIWVAPVVAGIVALLSGLNLLDAYTNTYMTGFVNFTKQWFPIFLLGAVLGKLMEDTGAAKSVALQFTKYIGEKRAILGVLVASAVLTYGGVSLFVVVFAIYPIALALFKKANISRKLIAPTIVLGAFTFTMTAVPGTPQIQNLIPMNTFKTTPMAGSMIGIVTTLIMAVGGYFWLKFRENRMTAAGDMFKEVEGDKENEEKGTENLPNWLLSLIPLMVVVILLDFVKLNPIASLLAGIIVILLLNIKRYKTFIPSMNEGAKGSVMAIINTAAAVGFGAVVTSVPEFDHITDMLLGISSNPLVSESLVVQLLAMITGSASGGMGIALQALGKTYYDLSQSTGISPEAFHRMASVASGASILPHNGALLTLLAVTKLSHKDCYKDVFVVGLIIPTVAVIVGIIMASIGII; from the coding sequence TTGATTAGTATTTTGATAGGGCTGGCACTGCTTATGTTTTTCGCCTACCTGGGCTGGTCGATCATTTGGGTTGCGCCCGTTGTTGCCGGAATTGTGGCATTATTAAGCGGATTAAACCTATTGGACGCCTATACCAATACGTATATGACAGGCTTTGTGAATTTTACAAAGCAATGGTTTCCGATCTTTTTATTAGGTGCCGTACTAGGGAAACTAATGGAGGATACTGGAGCCGCCAAATCGGTTGCTCTTCAGTTTACGAAGTATATCGGTGAAAAACGTGCCATCTTAGGTGTGCTCGTTGCTTCAGCCGTTTTAACTTATGGCGGAGTGAGCTTATTCGTTGTTGTGTTCGCGATTTATCCGATTGCGCTTGCATTGTTTAAAAAAGCGAACATCTCCAGAAAGCTTATTGCGCCAACGATCGTTTTGGGTGCTTTTACTTTTACGATGACAGCCGTTCCAGGAACGCCCCAGATTCAAAACTTAATTCCGATGAATACCTTTAAAACCACTCCGATGGCGGGCTCAATGATTGGAATTGTAACGACACTGATCATGGCTGTTGGAGGCTATTTTTGGCTCAAGTTTAGAGAAAACCGAATGACAGCAGCCGGTGACATGTTTAAAGAAGTAGAAGGCGATAAGGAAAATGAGGAAAAAGGAACAGAAAATTTGCCAAACTGGCTATTGTCTTTGATTCCACTTATGGTAGTTGTCATATTACTTGATTTCGTTAAATTAAATCCGATTGCTTCTTTATTGGCTGGGATTATTGTCATTCTTCTTCTCAACATTAAGAGGTACAAAACCTTTATTCCATCCATGAATGAAGGCGCAAAAGGATCGGTTATGGCGATAATCAATACGGCTGCTGCGGTTGGATTTGGAGCTGTTGTAACGAGTGTGCCCGAATTTGATCACATTACAGATATGCTGTTAGGCATCTCAAGCAATCCACTCGTTTCAGAATCATTAGTCGTTCAGCTTCTAGCTATGATTACGGGTTCTGCATCTGGCGGGATGGGTATTGCGCTGCAGGCATTAGGAAAAACGTATTATGATTTATCCCAGTCGACAGGGATCAGCCCTGAAGCTTTTCACCGAATGGCTTCCGTCGCATCGGGTGCTTCAATACTCCCTCATAACGGAGCATTGCTGACTCTCCTTGCGGTAACAAAGCTGTCTCACAAGGATTGTTACAAAGATGTATTTGTCGTTGGATTAATCATTCCAACTGTCGCTGTGATCGTCGGCATCATTATGGCAAGTATAGGGATTATATAA
- a CDS encoding small acid-soluble spore protein H, whose amino-acid sequence MNKQRAQEIASSPVMANVTCDGVPIYIQHVDDQGETARIYPLGQPENEQQVSLSSLMEQ is encoded by the coding sequence ATGAACAAACAGCGTGCACAAGAGATTGCCTCATCCCCGGTAATGGCAAACGTTACATGTGATGGTGTACCAATTTACATCCAGCATGTTGACGATCAAGGAGAAACGGCCAGAATCTACCCGCTCGGCCAGCCGGAAAATGAACAGCAGGTTTCTCTCAGCAGTTTAATGGAACAGTAA